The genomic window TTTATCGTTTTTGTCCCTATTCTTTATTGAGTGTATATTATCAAGGTGCACATAGAGACTTAAGTGAATTATGCTCCAGAATTAAGGAATAAGATATCTTCCAGGTCCTGGCGTTGAgcagtattttttttcagaaaatcaaaTTCCTCTTATGGGTGGATTGGTtgtcaaaaacttaaacttGCCTATTtggttaaaaaacaatataatcatcacttgtttatatttaaacaccAGTCctatattaatatacataaaacaaACTAGTATTAGCATTAAGCAATAAGAAAAAGTACAAATATCACAATAAAATCTATCTTTACCCTTTAACTTACTAAATCAGCAAACAGTATATACAAATAGAGGCATGTGATGTATAGAAGGCATATCCTTGTTGGCACTAATTTAAAGCTGGTAACCAACAAtattataaactaaaataatgcaattttataacaaaaagcAATTACAAGCCTTACACACTATAAcaaccttaaaattaatatggtAACAAGTCAAGTCTCAAAGCAGAATCGTATTAGCTATTGCTAGtcgtttttagatttttcccTGTTGATTTTTTCCTTCTTCAGTCTCTCTTTAAGCTGCGCCTGTTTCAAGGTTGCCATCAGTTGTGTGGACTGATACAGCCAGTTGCccttgtaaaaaaatcacatgaacttattaaaatttccaattatttaACATTCTTACCACCATCAACatgcaattaattaaaataggcATAGAAAACACCACTGATATGAACAGACCATTGCTATCAAAGTATTGTTGTCTAGAAAATATGTGCCAGTTCGTTGATGCTAAGGTGTTAATGTTTTCGGAAAAGTACACTAAGAGCactaaaaatcattaatttaagGTAAACTTTGTTTGCTAGAATTTACAAGGTGATCTTACGAAGGATAAAAAACAGTACAGCCTGGAAATTTCCATAATTTCTAGTTAAAATTGCCATCATGAAGACGGAGAGATGAAATGCAAAGAGACCGATGAGCCATGGGTCCCTCCAGTCAATctgaaattaaacaaattgtCTGTAAcaggtttcttttattttatcggtattttgattaatttttagttcattCAGTATACAGCAGAGCTAATTTACACAAATAATACtagaatcaaaaaaaatatatcaagatAAAATCTCAAAATAGAATAACTGAGTCCTAATGAGTGTTGGCTGACTGAAAAGGTAAACAACATATAGGGTAATTAACCGTTCTTTGTCACGGTTAACAGGCATTGTTTCCACAATAGTAGGACAATGATATAAGCCATTCAAGatcttttaaaatgttaaagcaTCAGAATGATGCTGTCTGATTCCAAGTCTAGGGATATTAAACTGGATACAGTTAGCATGGAAGTAACATATAGTAAGAGAAGTTACCAAGTTCTTTTGCAGTAAAGGGAACAAGGGAATTTGGTCCCATTATTGCACGGACTAGTTATTTTGCCTTGGTGGAATCACATTTAAGATATTATATTCCGTTCTGGCGTTTCTGTACCCAATATCTTTTTCAATCCTCTTTTgttctacaaaaaaaagctgCTCGGTGTCTCCTACATCCACAtactaattgaaaaaaaaatcctcaccTTACAAACtctttttgttttggaaacaggGTACATTGTTCACACGTTTCTAATTTCACAAATCCCAGAACTTACCAAACACATCAGGAACATGATTTCTGTTTGGCTATTCCTCACTTTAGTTACATAAAGGACTTCATTATTTATATGGGCATTAAAATGTATAACCACTTGCCATTGAGTGTTTGAAAATGTTTCAACATAAGTGCAAAAACCTTTTAATTCACCATGCATTTTATTCTGttgatgaatattttttgtttaatcttgAGTAGCATCTAGTCTCTCTTAGGCTTTTAAGGTTCTGTAAtctgaccaaaaattttattagtaaaatatttctgtCATTGTTAAATGTTGCTATCCTTGTGAGTTCTATAAAATGTTACTGTTTTATTGTATATCTTATAGAACTTAATATTGTAGGTATGTCTTTTAGGCTTTGTTAATATGAATTATATATGTTGTAGTTCTTGAACAATAaattatctatctatctattaTAGTCAATgtaataattgaataaaatgaattttagctTTATAAGCAAGGAAActtaagaatcttctttgtatagccaaatggcgtcaacatccttccatcgaaaatcggaggaacttttttgcctccagaaatagctgcaagcgaattattgatgaatgcaaagaggatcaaaaacaaactgcccaaatggaacaagatctttctgttGATTTAATGACTTCTGAAAATTTAATAGCATAgaagaaattatgtttttcttttagaaaatgGTAATTATCTTTAACTTGTTTTTTGTCATCTGAACCCgtgaatgaatttttttttaaactcgattcaactgcctggaataaaaaaataattttttccaggcagttgaatccagttttctttctttattcATCCATCTTTATCTAAGTGACTCTGAATGTATGAACATTTTTGCCTAGACCTTGCTGTCTATTGTCAGGGTTGTCTTTGGAAAGAAAATTCTAGTAAGgtgattgaaaaaaataaaaataataacaaggAAACTAAAAGAGAAAATGAAGAagcaagaaaataattaaaatttacaatatttgagTAAAATGCCAATAAATCTCTGAATAAGCTTCGTAAACTTTCGCTTTTGTTCCCTTTAATCCCTGtaaggaaataattttaaagaaatatttatgttcccgtttttttgcagtttttactatTGTGAGAGTCTTTCCATTTCCAATAagatttaactgcctggaaacctggaaaatatcaattttcttctAGATAGTTGAGATTATTTCTTGGCTCTTATTGGTCctattttaagttatgtttgcaaagttatttttaaattaatttttttattccaagcaattgttcaacctgaattgcaaaaaggcagtaaacactaaaaacgcagcatatcgcaaatggcgtcaacatccttccaccgaaaatcggaggaactttttaacctccagaaatagctgcaagcgaattattgatgaatgcaaagagagtcacaacaacaggatcaaaaacaaactgctaaactgcccaaatggaacaagatctttctggtcggtatcgaaagccgttagtcaaggatttgctaagtcggccttgccacccctaacagcagatgatggttctatcgcggtaacagcaagggaaaaagccaacttactgggtaaatcgcgtccaattctactctgcactcgcaaggcaaaacaccgtcatatttgccaagggtgaaattttgtttccccaacgaattataaataaaatttttaaaagcgtagacaccaacaaagcttctggacccgatggaattccagccctaatactaaaacgttgtgcagacgaactGACTCCTTCCTTaagtagactgttcacggcatcgtataagcagggccaatttccaacaagctggaaaactgctcgagtgcaagctgtacccaaaaaaggtaagaagacgatgccctccaattaccgcccgattgcactagttccagtaatatcgaagattatggagaaagcagtcaaccaacaactgttaagatatctggaagcacggcgagtcccgctcagtcgctcttgacatttccaaggcatttgacagagtgtggcatgagggactactaaccaagctcgcctcaatcggcatacaaaactcattattgaattggatcaaaagttttcttgaacaacgaacaatccaagtagtcgtcgatggatacctctccgacaaatttaacattaacgctggagtccctcaaggatgcattctatcccccacccttttcttggtatatatcaacgatttgctagtaactactgtcaatccaatctacagctttgcggattatttccacatttaagtccgccaaaccaacgacagccgcaagttctcagaatcttaggcagcaacaagtagcttcaaccaacaacgatattagagcaatcttgaagtggggcgataacaatttggtcaattttaacgctaaaaaaacgcaggctgcagtatttacgatgaagactaaccttggtggcccggagctggttatggcagggaaaacattgccaatgaaatcatctttacatcttctaggagtcgaggtcaccaacagtgtgacctggcatgaccacgttgccgagttCGCCAGgccggcttccaaaaaactcggagtacttttcaaaacgaaaaaactgtatacaccagaacataaggctcaaatacgctcttccctcgagtattgctcgcatgtctgcagctctgcacccaagcacagtataaacctgctggattctatacagaagaaagctattcgtcttatcgacaaaccagtctggagcacaggagaaaggtggccaatctctgtttattctaccgttattatcacggtaagtgctcctctgagctggcaggcctgattccacccagggctgttccggcaagaaggacgcgtctagcagttgcggctcatcaacatccagtccacctgcctaccccaaggacgtcgctgtatcgggactcatttatctggagaacatcttctttgtggaacagGCTTCCACCTTATACAACCTatagcgattcaagataaatgcccacaattatattcgcgcaagcaccactccaagagtgacataggactttcctcttgtgcttgtgtttaccattaaaaaaaaaaatgcattaattatGATTTAGGAATACTGTTTGACACGAAATTAAACTTTTGCAATCATATAGACCAAATAGTAGTAAAAGCTAATAGAATGTTGGGTTTTACACTTAGAAATTGTGAGGGGTTATCATTGCAAGCTGTCAAATCTGTATATGTGGGATTGGTACGATCACAGCttgagtatggctcaattatcTGGACTCCCCAGTATAATGTCTATAAGTCATTACTGGAGAGTgtgcaaaacaaatttttaagatattataactaCATGTTTAATTTGGATCTTATTGCTAATCATGATTATTcccaaatattgaattatgttaaagttttgtctttggataaaagaagaacaatgTTTGACATCTGTTTTATCTATAAGTTGTTGAATGGTATTATATCCTGTCCGGATTTACTTTCCcaagttaaattttctattcCTCAGAGAACActtagacaaaataatttatttcatattgggTTCCATAGAACCAATTATGGTAAAAACTCGTTTTTGGTGAGATCTTTAGATTTTTTGGATCGGGAGGAGAGGCTAGATGTTTTTGACAATTCATATGGGTCTTTTAAGGgtagtttaatgaaaaatttttttttctttagtagttttagttagtattgtcgaaaatttggtacatgtacacgaattttattgacaaagcttcagaaaataaatacaatcaaatcagattttacaaaacaaatataaaaaaattatacaacatataaaatgcctaaaaaaaaaaatgcaagagaaaaatgttacaaacaaaatctttataaaacaaaatatatgcatgtagacaaaggtagcagagataaagggacacataaaggtatgttcaaaattaaaattaatagattaaaagcttagcatctactacacaacatcctcagccctaaaaaagtcttcaatcgaataaaaggcttttagaagcaaatatgacttcagtttacaacgaaactggcgcaaagactgaacacttcttaattccacactaatgtgattataaatcattaaaccgcgatatataaatgaatctttgatagatgtaaaatgaggaataggaaggaaaatattattaatctgtctggtaggataactgtgatgtcggattggaaaactgttcttatttttgaatattaaacatgcagtttccaaaataaataatgatggtagggtcaaattatattttgaatacttagtattgttcaattaatatttttaattaatatgttgttTAATGGGTAAAAGAAGTGAGAATTTATGTTCCTAATCTATTAGTTAATACaaagatatttgtttttttgtttatttactttaatctctttttttttagttaagtactttaactcttaatagtttaagtaaggattattaattattgacataactgtattttataatttattttttttttgtaatgggggtTTCCCgttaaatggataaaaaaaaaaaattatgacaatcATAATAATTAAGGAGACCAAATTACAGTAGTATACTCAAGCAAGAAATGAGCCAAAGTGCACTAAAGCAATTTGAAACTGTAAG from Anthonomus grandis grandis chromosome 13, icAntGran1.3, whole genome shotgun sequence includes these protein-coding regions:
- the LOC126743993 gene encoding transmembrane protein 18; protein product: MSDTDFIDISKLEGFLSFLGTIDWRDPWLIGLFAFHLSVFMMAILTRNYGNFQAVLFFILLLLVYFSENINTLASTNWHIFSRQQYFDSNGLFISVVFSMPILINCMLMVGNWLYQSTQLMATLKQAQLKERLKKEKINREKSKND